A stretch of the Cydia amplana chromosome 6, ilCydAmpl1.1, whole genome shotgun sequence genome encodes the following:
- the LOC134649111 gene encoding aquaporin-like has translation MSLSSQEVSAPRRANSRWSCGPDYTARGVLLAEWAGTALLVLLSCLPACAGAPQYARAGAAGLAVALLVQCFDHISGAMLNPTVLLAAMLSRRVAPGLGAGMFGAQLLGAVTGTGLLRLLAPGSDAADLCLTLPMDTLSVYKAVCIEAVLGGLLALANMASWDPRNRLLADSWPLRIGLSVAGLSIIAGPLTGASMNAARSFGPALWSGNWEHHWIYWVGPLSGSLLCTLLYRSIWAVDGMPPARAAPDVNAAWPLRRERVSLGPAVEPHKTHYSV, from the exons ATGTCTCTGTCATCACAAGAGGTCTCCGCACCGCGACGTG CAAACAGCCGCTGGAGTTGTGGACCCGACTACACAGCGCGCGGCGTGCTATTAGCAGAATGGGCGGGTACCGCACTTCTGGTGTTGTTAAGCTGTCTTCCAGCATGCGCTGGCGCGCCGCAGTATGCGCGCGCAGGCGCCGCGGGTCTTGCTGTAGCGCTGCTAGTTCAG TGTTTCGACCACATATCCGGCGCCATGCTGAACCCAACCGTCCTCCTCGCAGCAATGCTATCTCGGCGCGTGGCGCCTGGCTTGGGCGCCGGCATGTTCGGCGCCCAGCTGCTGGGCGCCGTGACGGGCACCGGCCTGCTGCGGCTGCTGGCGCCCGGGTCTGACGCCGCTGACTTGTGTCTGACATTGCCTATGGATACCCTATCTGTGtacaag gCGGTGTGCATTGAGGCCGTACTGGGAGGGCTACTGGCGCTAGCCAACATGGCGTCATGGGACCCTCGCAATCGACTGCTAGCCGACTCCTGGCCACTACGAATAGGTCTGAGTGTTGCTGGCCTGTCTATTATCGCG GGTCCCCTGACGGGTGCCAGTATGAACGCAGCGCGCAGCTTCGGGCCTGCACTGTGGAGCGGGAACTGGGAGCACCATTGG ATATACTGGGTGGGTCCTCTAAGCGGGTCACTCCTGTGCACGCTTCTCTACCGCAGCATATGGGCGGTCGACGGTATGCcgccggcgcgcgcggcgcccgACGTCAACGCAGCGTGGCCGCTGCGGCGCGAGCGCGTGTCGCTCGGTCCCGCGGTGGAGCCACATAAGACCCATTATTCCGTGTGA